The Peribacillus simplex genome contains a region encoding:
- a CDS encoding GNAT family N-acetyltransferase produces MTQLIRLATVKDAPEVLDVTLRAYEPIRELNINFLAATADLQLVTNNIRRNLTYVLVEQEGQIVSTVTVRPPWNDPDHFSPYPFIWWFAVDPVYKQKGFGSTLLTWVEENALRKQVKAPAVYLATAERHPWLVSIYERRGYEIFAERDHDGEKIVYLRKILDETLYRIIENKEPIVSN; encoded by the coding sequence ATGACCCAATTAATCCGTCTTGCCACTGTAAAGGATGCTCCAGAAGTGCTAGATGTCACACTTCGGGCTTATGAACCAATCAGGGAATTGAATATTAATTTTCTTGCTGCGACAGCTGATTTGCAGCTAGTGACGAATAATATTAGGCGGAATCTCACTTATGTTTTAGTAGAACAGGAGGGCCAAATTGTTTCCACCGTGACAGTTCGTCCTCCATGGAATGATCCTGATCATTTCAGTCCGTACCCGTTCATTTGGTGGTTTGCAGTCGATCCCGTATACAAACAAAAAGGTTTTGGCTCGACTTTGTTAACCTGGGTGGAAGAAAATGCACTTCGGAAACAGGTGAAGGCGCCGGCCGTTTATTTGGCGACTGCTGAACGTCATCCTTGGCTTGTTTCCATTTATGAAAGAAGAGGTTATGAGATTTTTGCTGAACGAGACCATGATGGAGAAAAAATTGTGTATCTTCGCAAAATTCTAGATGAAACGCTGTATCGCATTATTGAAAATAAAGAACCAATTGTTAGTAATTAA
- a CDS encoding transporter substrate-binding domain-containing protein, producing MKKTLLIVMALLLTFLGACSSEETTSTAKSGDSKDKKVQKIIVGTGTQFPNICFLDKAGNLTGYDVELVRQIDEKLPEYEFEFKTMEFSNLLLSLETNKIDFVAHQMEVNDERKEKFLFNEEPYNVFPLQVTVHQDNNDIHSIKDLKGKKAIVSATSNSAVFLEKYNKENNAGIEIVYSGQGADDTKTQIKTGRADATITTPFAVDFLNKQADAQQKVVGEPLLNSKVYFLLRKDETPLQKRIDEALVELKNEGVVSELSKKWLGADYSVGF from the coding sequence ATGAAAAAAACATTACTAATTGTTATGGCACTGCTACTAACTTTTTTAGGAGCTTGCTCTTCAGAAGAAACAACCAGTACAGCAAAATCTGGGGATTCAAAAGATAAAAAAGTTCAGAAAATCATTGTTGGAACAGGGACGCAATTCCCTAATATTTGCTTTTTGGATAAGGCTGGTAATCTGACAGGGTATGATGTCGAGTTGGTTCGTCAAATCGATGAAAAGCTGCCTGAATATGAATTTGAATTTAAAACGATGGAATTTTCTAATCTATTATTAAGTTTAGAAACGAACAAAATAGATTTTGTTGCTCATCAAATGGAAGTTAATGATGAACGGAAAGAAAAATTTCTATTTAATGAAGAACCATACAATGTCTTTCCGCTTCAAGTTACAGTTCATCAGGACAACAATGATATTCATTCCATTAAAGATCTAAAAGGAAAAAAAGCGATAGTGAGTGCAACGAGCAATTCTGCTGTTTTTCTTGAAAAATATAATAAAGAAAATAATGCCGGTATTGAAATTGTCTATTCTGGCCAAGGCGCAGATGATACGAAGACTCAAATCAAAACTGGTCGGGCGGATGCTACCATTACTACACCATTTGCAGTCGACTTCTTAAATAAACAAGCAGATGCACAGCAAAAGGTTGTGGGTGAGCCGCTTCTTAATTCAAAAGTATACTTTTTGCTAAGAAAAGACGAAACGCCTTTACAGAAGAGAATTGATGAAGCACTTGTGGAACTGAAGAATGAAGGGGTAGTTAGCGAACTAAGTAAAAAGTGGCTGGGCGCAGACTATTCAGTGGGATTTTAA
- a CDS encoding amino acid ABC transporter permease: protein MGKAFDPTLIVDFIPTLIYYLGVTLQILAASVLLGMVIGIAAAILRLFRIPVLCQFVILYISFIRGTPILIQLFLVFYGLPAILLFINIDISRMDALYFVIITYGLSNGAHFAEIFRGAIKAVDYGQTEAAYSVGMNNSQSFFRIVLPQAIRIAFPNIANSIIGSLKDTSLAFTIGVMDMMGRGETLIAATAHALEVYLSLAVIYYAVVLLFEKIFRLYENRINRHQSADVSATG, encoded by the coding sequence ATGGGAAAAGCATTTGATCCCACATTAATCGTCGATTTCATTCCGACGTTAATATATTATCTTGGAGTAACATTGCAAATTCTGGCAGCATCCGTATTATTAGGAATGGTCATCGGGATAGCGGCAGCCATCCTTAGATTATTTCGTATCCCTGTCTTGTGCCAATTTGTCATATTGTATATTTCATTCATTCGGGGAACGCCTATTTTAATACAATTATTTCTAGTTTTTTATGGACTGCCTGCAATCCTGTTATTCATTAATATTGATATTTCAAGAATGGATGCTCTTTATTTTGTCATCATTACGTATGGATTAAGTAATGGGGCGCATTTCGCTGAAATATTCCGAGGAGCGATTAAGGCTGTCGATTATGGGCAAACGGAAGCAGCCTATTCTGTTGGCATGAATAATAGTCAAAGTTTTTTTCGAATTGTGCTTCCTCAGGCAATAAGGATTGCTTTTCCGAATATCGCAAACTCTATTATCGGATCCTTGAAGGATACCTCACTTGCCTTTACCATCGGCGTGATGGATATGATGGGCAGGGGAGAGACATTGATTGCCGCAACTGCACATGCTCTCGAAGTCTATCTCTCATTAGCCGTTATCTATTATGCAGTCGTGCTATTGTTCGAGAAAATATTCAGACTTTATGAAAACCGCATAAATCGGCATCAATCTGCTGATGTGTCTGCTACTGGATAA
- a CDS encoding amino acid ABC transporter permease — protein sequence MTIDILFIWTAFKEISRALPITLILTILPLLAGFIIGLAVALIRIYKVKFLCGIANGYVSFFRGTPIIMHIMLIYFGFPLLIDQISKKFDLGIQSNSIPIILFVLTALSLSAGAYLSEIFRSGIISVSNGQMEAAYSVGMNSFQAMTRIVLPQAIAQSIPNFTNIFIGFLHTSSIAFIVSQKEMTGAANIVASTNLKFLESFIAAGLIYWGLTIIAEGLSFLIEKKATAYNRGGVQ from the coding sequence TTGACGATTGATATTCTATTCATTTGGACTGCTTTTAAGGAGATTAGTAGAGCACTTCCGATCACACTTATTTTAACCATTCTTCCTCTTCTTGCAGGGTTTATTATCGGTCTCGCTGTTGCATTGATTAGGATATATAAAGTGAAATTTCTATGTGGAATTGCAAATGGCTATGTTTCCTTCTTTAGAGGAACACCGATTATCATGCACATAATGCTCATTTATTTCGGTTTTCCATTATTAATCGATCAAATTTCTAAAAAGTTTGATTTGGGTATTCAATCTAATTCCATTCCAATCATCTTATTTGTCTTAACCGCCTTATCGTTGAGTGCGGGTGCTTATTTATCGGAAATATTCAGATCGGGAATTATCAGTGTCTCCAATGGCCAAATGGAAGCAGCCTATTCCGTGGGGATGAATTCGTTTCAAGCCATGACGCGAATCGTTTTGCCACAGGCCATTGCTCAGTCCATCCCGAATTTCACGAATATTTTCATTGGATTCTTGCATACGTCATCCATTGCTTTCATTGTATCGCAAAAAGAAATGACAGGAGCAGCCAATATAGTTGCATCCACAAATTTGAAATTTTTGGAGTCTTTTATCGCTGCTGGTTTAATTTATTGGGGCCTTACAATCATTGCAGAGGGGCTTTCGTTTTTAATTGAGAAAAAGGCCACTGCCTATAATCGAGGAGGAGTACAATGA
- a CDS encoding amino acid ABC transporter ATP-binding protein, protein MIYLKDIQKSFNQQPVLKGINLKIGKGEVVTILGPSGSGKTTLLRCLNFLEKPDEGIVQVGDIQVKSKKATKREILSLRRQSAMVFQHYNLFAHKTVLENVMEGLIVTKKYKKAEAERESELLLEKVGLGDKHNYFPSQLSGGQQQRVGIARALALNPEVILFDEPTSALDPELVGEVLSVIKAIALEGITMVIVTHEMSFAKEISDRVLFMDGGVIVEEGSPLEIFNAPKEERTRQFFNRISRDFSVPLLEEKAN, encoded by the coding sequence ATGATTTATTTAAAAGATATACAAAAATCATTTAACCAGCAGCCCGTTTTAAAAGGAATTAATTTAAAAATAGGCAAGGGGGAAGTAGTTACCATTCTTGGACCGAGTGGATCTGGGAAAACAACCTTGCTTAGGTGCCTGAACTTTCTGGAGAAACCTGATGAGGGAATTGTTCAAGTGGGAGATATACAGGTGAAGTCCAAGAAGGCGACCAAAAGGGAAATCTTATCCCTTAGAAGACAATCGGCAATGGTTTTTCAGCATTATAACTTATTTGCTCATAAAACTGTTTTGGAGAATGTAATGGAAGGGTTAATTGTTACAAAAAAATATAAGAAAGCTGAAGCGGAACGGGAAAGCGAGCTGTTATTGGAAAAAGTGGGTTTGGGAGATAAGCATAACTATTTCCCTTCGCAATTGTCAGGAGGACAACAGCAGCGTGTTGGAATTGCCAGGGCACTTGCTTTAAATCCGGAGGTCATTCTATTTGACGAGCCAACGTCGGCACTCGACCCTGAGTTGGTTGGGGAGGTGCTTTCTGTTATAAAAGCAATAGCCCTGGAAGGCATCACGATGGTGATAGTGACCCATGAAATGAGCTTTGCTAAAGAGATATCGGATCGCGTTCTTTTCATGGATGGCGGGGTCATTGTTGAAGAAGGGTCACCATTGGAGATCTTCAATGCTCCAAAGGAAGAACGAACACGACAATTTTTTAACCGGATATCAAGAGATTTTTCCGTACCGTTATTAGAAGAAAAGGCCAATTAA
- a CDS encoding GNAT family N-acetyltransferase gives MINTIVVDELIEEDKETVRRLLVESYQQYEHEYSNPEAWEGYLKNIESSVDNPHVDKVLVAKCNQDILGTLQLFQSSEKAYEKPELGIFSPIIRLLAVHPESRGRGIAQELLKASVTYAKSQGASSLYLHSTDKMHKAIKLYEWFGFKRDRTKEFQNHDILVKCYRLDL, from the coding sequence ATGATTAATACAATTGTAGTCGATGAATTGATTGAAGAAGATAAAGAGACGGTGCGCCGTTTATTGGTAGAAAGTTATCAACAATATGAACATGAATATTCGAACCCGGAAGCTTGGGAAGGATATTTAAAAAATATTGAATCCTCGGTGGATAATCCACATGTTGATAAGGTGTTGGTTGCAAAGTGCAATCAGGATATCCTTGGCACATTACAGCTTTTTCAATCATCTGAAAAAGCATATGAAAAGCCGGAACTTGGGATTTTTTCACCAATCATTCGGTTGTTGGCCGTTCATCCCGAATCAAGGGGACGCGGTATTGCACAGGAATTATTAAAAGCTAGTGTAACTTATGCAAAATCGCAAGGTGCGTCCAGTTTGTATCTACATTCTACTGATAAGATGCATAAAGCCATTAAACTATATGAATGGTTTGGCTTTAAACGGGATCGAACGAAGGAATTTCAAAATCATGATATTTTAGTAAAATGCTATCGCTTGGATTTATAG
- a CDS encoding amidohydrolase — MSRELEKRLISIRRHLHQYPELSNEEFETTKSIQTWLEEEGIEIRHTGLKTGVFADIKGGKPGPTIAIRADIDALPIEERTGLPFASKVKGVMHACGHDFHTAAAIGAAHLLKECQSELCGTVRLLFQPAEEFGGGAVQVIKDGQIDDVVAVIGLHNKPNLPVGTIGIKAGPLMAAVDRFHIVLQGKGSHAAIPQHGKDPIAAAAQLISALQTIVSRNVSPLDSAVVSVTRVTGGSTWNVIPGDVTLEGTIRTFESTIRKELKNKFYSIVNHIAAAFSQEAEIGWFPGPPALHNHPAVTEMARRSALEQSLRVINPEPSMGGEDFAYYLQHIPGTFVFFGANGNEDWHHPAFTVDEKSIIKAAHFLSESAKDLLYNHGKW, encoded by the coding sequence ATGAGTCGAGAGTTGGAAAAGCGCTTAATATCGATACGGCGCCATTTACATCAATATCCGGAATTATCAAATGAAGAATTTGAAACGACAAAATCCATACAAACGTGGCTCGAGGAAGAGGGTATTGAGATCCGTCATACAGGATTGAAAACAGGTGTTTTTGCAGACATAAAAGGTGGCAAACCCGGACCGACAATAGCCATAAGGGCGGATATCGATGCCCTTCCGATTGAGGAACGAACCGGGCTGCCATTTGCTTCGAAAGTAAAAGGGGTGATGCATGCTTGCGGCCATGATTTTCATACGGCAGCTGCAATAGGTGCTGCCCACCTTTTAAAAGAATGTCAATCGGAGTTGTGCGGGACAGTGCGATTGCTTTTTCAACCCGCAGAAGAATTTGGAGGAGGAGCGGTGCAAGTGATAAAAGATGGTCAAATTGACGATGTGGTAGCTGTGATTGGACTGCACAATAAACCCAACTTGCCTGTCGGCACCATTGGTATAAAAGCTGGTCCGTTAATGGCGGCAGTGGACCGTTTTCATATTGTCCTTCAAGGGAAGGGGAGTCACGCGGCCATCCCTCAACACGGAAAAGATCCAATAGCGGCAGCGGCCCAGCTTATTTCCGCTCTTCAAACTATCGTCAGCCGGAATGTATCCCCATTAGATAGTGCTGTGGTGAGCGTTACGAGAGTAACAGGGGGAAGCACCTGGAATGTGATTCCAGGTGATGTCACACTTGAAGGAACGATACGAACCTTTGAATCCACTATCCGGAAAGAATTAAAGAATAAGTTTTATTCGATTGTGAATCATATCGCCGCTGCTTTTTCACAGGAAGCTGAGATTGGTTGGTTTCCTGGACCACCCGCGCTTCATAATCATCCAGCTGTCACAGAGATGGCACGCAGGTCTGCTTTGGAGCAATCATTACGAGTAATCAATCCAGAACCTTCAATGGGTGGTGAAGATTTCGCTTATTACCTTCAACATATCCCCGGTACCTTTGTTTTTTTTGGTGCAAACGGAAACGAAGATTGGCATCATCCAGCTTTTACTGTTGATGAAAAATCCATTATTAAAGCTGCTCATTTTTTATCTGAAAGTGCCAAGGATTTATTATATAACCATGGTAAGTGGTGA
- a CDS encoding glucose-1-dehydrogenase: MYEDLEKKVVVITGAAKGLGKAMAERFGKEKAHVVLNYHTENDDHKEIIKTIEAAGGKAAAIQGDISKEADVKKLLSFAVDTFGTIDIMINNAGIENEVASEKLTLEDWQKVIDVNLTGMFLASREAISYMLDHGIKGNIINMSSVHDRIPWPHFVHYAASKGGVKMMTETLALEYAPKGIRINNISPGAIDTPINAEKFNDPKAKQEVIDLIPMGYIGKPEQIAACAAWLASSESSYVTGMTLYADGGMTKYPGFQAGKG, from the coding sequence ATGTATGAAGATTTAGAGAAAAAAGTGGTAGTCATTACTGGGGCGGCAAAAGGGTTAGGAAAAGCCATGGCCGAAAGGTTCGGTAAAGAAAAAGCACATGTCGTATTGAATTATCACACTGAAAATGACGACCATAAGGAAATCATCAAAACGATTGAAGCTGCAGGCGGGAAAGCCGCAGCGATTCAAGGTGACATTTCAAAGGAAGCGGATGTGAAGAAATTGCTTTCATTCGCTGTGGACACCTTTGGTACGATCGACATCATGATAAACAATGCAGGTATTGAAAATGAAGTGGCCAGCGAAAAATTGACTCTGGAAGATTGGCAGAAAGTCATCGATGTAAATCTAACGGGGATGTTCCTCGCAAGCAGGGAAGCAATCAGTTATATGCTCGATCATGGAATTAAGGGCAATATCATTAACATGTCATCCGTTCATGACCGGATACCTTGGCCTCATTTTGTCCACTATGCAGCAAGTAAGGGCGGAGTGAAGATGATGACTGAAACCCTTGCACTTGAATATGCTCCCAAAGGGATTCGCATTAATAATATTTCACCTGGTGCGATCGACACACCCATCAATGCCGAAAAATTCAATGACCCAAAAGCCAAACAAGAAGTCATCGACCTGATACCGATGGGATATATCGGAAAACCGGAACAAATTGCCGCTTGTGCCGCTTGGCTAGCATCCTCAGAGTCTAGCTACGTAACGGGAATGACCTTATATGCTGATGGCGGAATGACCAAATATCCAGGATTCCAAGCAGGAAAGGGCTGA
- a CDS encoding GRP family sugar transporter has product MEGFLFALLPALTWGSLVLVSEKLGGNSYNQTLGITIGSLLFAIMMSFINPPEWSNLVWVVGIISGIGWAFGQLFQFNSVKEIGVSKTVPISTGLQILGNTFFAVIIFREWNDRITVIIGIVAIICLVTGVLLTSYGDGDDKKEGSLKKGVFYLAISTVGYVTYVIVVRWNAVDGWSAILPQAIGMFLAALLLSIKHKPFNKYARRNILTGVMWAVGNIGLLLANPKVGVAIAFSFSQMGIVISTLGGIFLLGEKKSKKQMAFVIIGCALVIAGGVMIGFTKE; this is encoded by the coding sequence GTGGAAGGTTTTCTCTTTGCGCTACTCCCTGCATTGACATGGGGCAGCTTAGTGCTTGTTTCCGAAAAACTCGGGGGTAACTCATATAATCAAACACTTGGCATTACAATCGGTTCATTACTGTTCGCCATCATGATGTCATTCATCAATCCGCCGGAATGGAGCAATCTAGTATGGGTTGTCGGCATCATTTCAGGGATAGGCTGGGCATTCGGGCAATTATTTCAGTTCAATAGTGTCAAGGAAATCGGAGTATCGAAAACCGTTCCAATCTCAACAGGACTGCAAATTCTAGGAAATACATTTTTTGCGGTTATCATTTTCAGGGAATGGAATGACAGGATTACAGTCATCATCGGCATCGTTGCAATAATCTGTTTGGTTACAGGTGTCTTGCTGACGAGCTACGGAGATGGTGATGACAAAAAAGAAGGAAGCTTGAAAAAAGGCGTTTTTTACCTTGCCATTTCAACGGTGGGTTATGTTACATATGTCATTGTTGTCAGATGGAATGCAGTTGACGGATGGTCGGCGATCCTGCCGCAAGCAATCGGCATGTTCCTGGCTGCCCTGCTCCTTTCCATCAAACATAAACCGTTTAATAAGTATGCTAGGCGAAATATTCTTACTGGAGTGATGTGGGCAGTCGGTAATATCGGTCTCCTGCTCGCTAATCCAAAAGTGGGCGTTGCCATTGCATTCTCATTTTCCCAAATGGGAATCGTTATTTCAACTTTAGGCGGAATCTTTCTTTTAGGAGAGAAAAAATCCAAAAAGCAAATGGCCTTCGTCATCATTGGGTGTGCACTCGTAATTGCTGGCGGAGTCATGATCGGCTTTACAAAAGAATAG
- a CDS encoding thioredoxin family protein: MTTLNEWFDKGIPAKEFVSSMKVHKENLQSIQEGFSIFEEDQGFFDELKTKELRAIVITEDWCGDAMMNIPILLNISEAANIETRMVLRDQNLELMDQYLTNGTARSIPIFIFIDKNGEEKAVWGPRAPKVQEYVMELRSDLPAKDDERFEAEQKAVIKKITAAFAEEKHLWAEVYSSIKEALGSC, from the coding sequence ATGACGACACTGAATGAATGGTTTGACAAGGGGATTCCTGCTAAAGAATTTGTATCTTCGATGAAAGTCCATAAAGAAAACTTACAATCGATTCAGGAGGGTTTTTCCATTTTTGAAGAGGACCAAGGTTTTTTTGATGAATTAAAGACGAAGGAACTTCGAGCCATTGTCATTACTGAAGACTGGTGCGGAGACGCGATGATGAATATTCCTATATTGCTGAATATATCTGAAGCGGCAAATATTGAAACTCGCATGGTTTTACGAGATCAAAATCTTGAACTGATGGATCAATACTTAACGAATGGAACAGCGCGTTCGATTCCCATTTTTATATTCATTGATAAGAATGGTGAAGAAAAAGCTGTTTGGGGACCTCGTGCACCAAAGGTACAAGAGTACGTAATGGAGTTAAGGTCTGACCTGCCGGCCAAGGATGATGAACGTTTCGAGGCAGAGCAAAAAGCAGTCATTAAAAAGATAACTGCGGCTTTTGCTGAAGAAAAACATTTGTGGGCCGAAGTATACAGCAGCATCAAGGAAGCATTGGGGAGCTGCTGA
- a CDS encoding helix-turn-helix domain-containing protein gives MINKAEILMHPVRIKITQALMRNRENGLTPLEMLKIIKDVPQATLYRHIQVLLDSGVIRIVKEKKVRSVSEKYYVLNEEEARLSGEEWKKSSNEKKVNYFSYYQLSLMTQYQNYLTKLEERDCAEDGSTFSLLELKLDDESFINFQNELNDLMLKYYKATNQSAKQDSPIRTIGVTIIPES, from the coding sequence ATGATTAATAAAGCTGAAATTTTAATGCATCCTGTAAGAATAAAGATTACCCAAGCTTTAATGCGAAACAGGGAAAATGGTTTAACACCATTGGAAATGTTAAAAATCATTAAAGATGTACCCCAGGCAACATTATATAGACATATACAGGTCCTGTTGGATTCAGGGGTCATTCGCATTGTAAAAGAAAAAAAAGTGAGATCCGTTTCCGAAAAATACTATGTTTTAAATGAAGAAGAAGCGCGACTTAGCGGGGAAGAATGGAAAAAATCTTCTAATGAGAAAAAGGTGAACTATTTTTCTTATTATCAATTATCCCTTATGACTCAATATCAAAACTATCTTACGAAATTAGAAGAAAGAGACTGCGCGGAAGATGGTTCAACCTTTTCCCTTTTAGAACTAAAGCTTGATGATGAAAGCTTTATTAACTTCCAAAATGAATTGAACGATTTAATGTTAAAATACTACAAAGCTACGAATCAAAGTGCTAAACAAGATTCTCCTATTCGAACAATCGGCGTTACAATTATTCCAGAATCATAA
- a CDS encoding PLD nuclease N-terminal domain-containing protein — MELHYGWNELKDIDFMSILPIILPVIAIGMILVLIALIDLYRNRKTRKNVLLWTLIIIFANTIGPILYFVIGRKDSERI, encoded by the coding sequence ATGGAATTGCATTACGGCTGGAACGAATTGAAAGATATTGATTTCATGTCTATTCTGCCGATTATTTTACCGGTAATTGCTATTGGAATGATTTTAGTCCTTATAGCATTAATTGATTTATACAGAAATCGAAAGACGAGGAAAAATGTTTTATTGTGGACACTCATCATTATTTTTGCAAATACTATCGGTCCAATTCTGTACTTCGTCATCGGTAGAAAGGACAGTGAGAGAATATGA
- a CDS encoding ABC transporter ATP-binding protein: MKLEIKNVTKKFKEKTAVNNFSMELQSGECVGLIGPNGAGKSTLIKVISDIIDPSMGEVLLDGKKISKMKREIGYLPQYPNFFQWMTAKETLNFMGQLSGIKREELLSGIPEILSKVGLSGEENSKVRTFSGGMKQRLGIAQALLHKPALIVMDEPVSALDPIGRREVLNIIKEIKKDTTILLSTHILSDAEEICERFVIIKSGEKIEDTTMSELLNRNSGNKINVDITSKSQKWIENVKSLNFVKGVEVMGNKLKIEVENIESNKNMLLANALEHNVDLVRFEIDNDTLEEIFLKLVVEK, translated from the coding sequence ATGAAATTAGAGATTAAAAATGTTACAAAAAAATTCAAAGAAAAAACAGCGGTCAATAATTTTTCAATGGAACTGCAATCAGGGGAATGTGTTGGATTGATAGGGCCAAATGGGGCTGGTAAATCGACACTAATAAAAGTGATTTCAGATATTATAGATCCAAGTATGGGAGAAGTATTGCTTGATGGTAAGAAAATTTCAAAAATGAAAAGGGAGATAGGCTACTTACCACAATACCCCAACTTCTTTCAATGGATGACTGCCAAGGAAACCCTCAATTTTATGGGCCAGCTCTCGGGTATCAAGAGGGAAGAATTATTAAGCGGCATTCCAGAGATATTGTCCAAAGTGGGGTTGAGCGGGGAAGAGAATTCGAAGGTGCGGACTTTTTCAGGCGGAATGAAACAAAGGCTTGGAATTGCACAGGCGCTGTTACATAAACCGGCATTGATTGTCATGGATGAACCGGTTTCGGCATTGGATCCAATCGGCCGGAGAGAAGTGTTGAATATCATAAAAGAGATAAAGAAAGATACGACAATTTTATTATCGACGCATATATTAAGCGATGCAGAAGAAATATGTGAGAGGTTTGTCATTATAAAAAGTGGTGAAAAAATTGAGGACACAACAATGTCGGAATTATTAAACAGGAATAGCGGAAATAAAATCAATGTCGACATAACCTCAAAAAGTCAAAAATGGATTGAAAATGTTAAAAGCTTGAACTTTGTCAAAGGTGTAGAGGTAATGGGAAATAAATTGAAGATAGAAGTGGAAAATATTGAGTCAAACAAGAATATGTTACTGGCGAATGCTTTGGAGCATAATGTTGATCTAGTAAGGTTCGAAATAGATAACGATACATTGGAAGAGATATTCTTAAAATTGGTGGTGGAAAAATGA